In Niallia sp. FSL W8-0635, one genomic interval encodes:
- the sfsA gene encoding DNA/RNA nuclease SfsA has translation MSEKVFVGFPAELTKMTFVERPNRFILHCYHEETEQIERVHLADPGRLIELLIEGVTIYVLPSTNPNRKTKWTAVYVEFNDLLVSINTTYPNKLVELMLKTAIIEELAPYQWVKSEYTYGNSRWDFLLEDKEKNQLLLEVKSVTLASNGIGMFPDAVTKRGSKHVQELTVIAKEGTYKTAILFVVQREDVEIVTGAAEIDPVFAKNLEEAAKAGVQLLSYTCVLTEHGIELGNAIPVDPFLKIQ, from the coding sequence ATGAGTGAAAAAGTATTTGTAGGTTTCCCAGCAGAGTTAACGAAAATGACTTTTGTGGAGCGGCCGAATCGGTTTATTTTGCATTGTTATCATGAAGAAACAGAGCAAATAGAAAGAGTGCATCTAGCTGATCCAGGAAGACTTATTGAGCTTTTAATAGAAGGGGTAACTATTTATGTTCTCCCAAGTACGAATCCTAATCGGAAAACGAAATGGACGGCTGTTTATGTTGAATTTAATGATCTTCTTGTGTCTATCAATACGACATATCCTAACAAGCTAGTCGAATTAATGCTGAAAACAGCAATCATTGAAGAGCTTGCTCCATATCAATGGGTGAAATCGGAATACACGTATGGTAATTCTAGATGGGATTTTTTATTGGAGGATAAAGAAAAAAATCAACTACTTCTCGAAGTGAAAAGCGTTACATTGGCAAGCAATGGAATAGGGATGTTTCCTGATGCCGTCACAAAAAGAGGCTCAAAGCATGTACAAGAATTAACAGTGATTGCGAAGGAAGGAACATATAAAACAGCTATTTTATTTGTTGTGCAACGAGAAGATGTTGAAATAGTGACAGGTGCAGCTGAAATTGACCCAGTCTTTGCAAAAAACTTAGAGGAAGCAGCTAAAGCAGGGGTGCAATTACTAAGCTATACTTGTGTTTTAACGGAGCATGGAATTGAATTGGGCAATGCAATCCCAGTAGATCCATTTTTAAAAATTCAATAA